The Terrirubrum flagellatum nucleotide sequence CGCCCGCGATGGACGCCGCTGCGGCTACCAAGCGGATTCAGACCATCATTGACTGCGAAGAGGCGAAAACTCGCCCGACGCTCGCGAAGCATCTCGCATTCAACACGAGCATGTCGGCTGACGATGCGGTCGCGACGCTCAAGGTCTCGCCATCGGAGGCCACTGCCGGTGGATATCTCGATCGCAAGCGCGATCAGACCAACCTTGGTCTGCCGACGCCGCCGGCGAACGCGGACAACGGCTGGGGAGATGTCATCACCGGCATCAATCGGATGAACGGCTTCCAGAACTAATCGAATCGGGAGCGCAGAGCATCGAAAGGATCGACTATGACGAACGTTTTGCATGAACCGCGCCATCCCGGATCGGCCATCCTGTCGGAGTCGAACGGCGCCCGCTCGCGCGACGTGATCACGATCGCGTCGGGATCGGGCAAGCTGGAACCGAACACCGTTGTCGGCAAGATCGCGGTTGGCTCCGCGACGGCCGCCGCCAAGGCTGGCGGCAATACGGGAAATGGTGCGATTTCCGCAATCTCGGTGCTCCAGGGCGCCATGACGGGCGTTTACACCGCGCGATGCATCACTGCCGCGGCCAACGGCGGGGTATTTCGCGTTGAGAACCCGAAGGGAGACGTGATTGGGGATGTGGCAGTCGGAGCTGCGTTCTCCGACGACATCGGCTTCACGATCTCCGACAGTTCTGCCGACTTCGTCGTTGGCGACGGCTTCGACATCACGGTCGCGGCCGGTAGCGGCAAATACAAGCCTTCGCCCATGACCGGCGCCGATGGCTCGGAGCAAGCCCTGGCGGTCATCATCTATGGCGTCGACGCGACGTCCGCTGATGTCAAGACGGTGGCGATCACAGATGACGCGACAATGATCATGGACGAACTGGTCTTCCATGCATCTGTCGATGACGCCGCGAAGAGGCAGGCGAAGTTCGATCAGCTCCGCGCCAATTCCGGAATCAAGGTGCGCTGACGCCTGAAACACCGCCCGGCGCAAGCCGGGGAAGCCATCCACGGGGCCGCTTTTGCGGCCCTTTTCTTTGGGAGACCCTAATGATCAACATTTTCAGCGGCGATGCGTTCAGCGTCACGACCTTGACGGGCGTGATCAACAAGCTCGTCATCGCTCCGGGCCGGCTTGGTCAATTGGGCCTCTTCCGGCCGACTCCCGTCAAGACATTGACGATCACGCTCGATCAGATCGCCGGGAAGATCAAATTGGTTCCGCCTTCGCCCCGCGGCGCACCCGGACAGACCAAAGAGAAGCGGCGCGGCGTGCAGCGCGCGTTGGTGATTCCGCACTTCCAGCGAGACGATGGAATCAACGCGGATGAGGTCCAGGACGTCCGGCAGCTCGGCAGCGAGGACCAGACGAAGGATCTTCAACAGTACCTCGGCGAGCGCATGCAGGAGCATTCTCAGGACCTCGATGCGTCCGATGAGTTGGCGCGCGTCGGCGCGATCAAAGGCAACGTCGTTTATTCCGATGGCAGCAATCTGGATTTGTTCTCGACCTTCGAGGTCGCTCAGCCCGACGAGATATTCTTCGATTTGGCGAAGGCGAATCCCACGATGGGAGCTCTTCGCGAGCAGATCCAGGAAGAGGTGATCCGGAAGATGGGTCGCCAGATGCCGGGCGTCGCAATCTCGAACATTCGCTGCATGTGCGGCGACGCCTTCTTCAGCAAGCTGATCAGCCATAAGGAAGTCCGCGAGACCTACCTCAATCAGGTGGGCGCCGCAGAGCTTCGTGGACCGTACATTGGCATTGGCGATCAATCTTGGGGGTCGTTCGATTTTGGCGGCGTCACATGGGAGAACTATCGTGGCGAGGTCGCTGACGAAGAGACCGGGGAACTGACCCCGTTTATTGGCCCTGACGACGCCCACTTCTTCCCGGTCGGAGTCCCCGGCCTGTTCCGCGTCTTCTATGCGCCAGCCGATTACAACGAGACCGTCAACAAGCTCGGCCAGAAGCGCTATGCGAAGGTCTATCCGAAGCCGGACGACAAGGGTTACGAGATGCAGGTGCAGACGAACGCTCTGCACATCTGCACTCAGCCGCAAGTCCTGCTGAAGGGCTCCAAGAACGCTTCGTAATTTCGCCGATGCTTGGCCCCACTCTGTTCGACGACCTGGAGCGCAAGGTTTCCAGCGCCGTAGAGCGGGTGTGGGGCGAGGACATCCGCGTCCGGCCCGTTGTGGTCGGAAGATTCATCGCTCGCGAAGCTGGCGCTCTCGCCAAGCCCTACATCATCAAGGGCGCGATCGATCTGCATCCGCAAATCGTTCGCGCTCGCTCCACAGGACGCATCGACGGGGACATGCCCGACATGAGCGTCGATGCCGCCCATGTCGTGTTTCGCTACGCCGCGCTTGGCGACGGCAGGAAGCTGACGCCGAGCAAGGGCGACAAGCTGGAGACAGCAAGCCCTCTGCGGAAGCCCTGCCTGAAATTCGAGGTCGTCGACGTCCAGGATGATGGCGGCGGCCAGGTTGTGTGCGTTTGCACGAGGGAGGCGTGATGTTTCTCGTCGGGCTGGCGCTCAATGTGATCATCGCGCAGGCGCTCGATCACAAGACCTATGCCGGCGAGCGCGTCTCCTGCAGCCCGGTCAATCCGCTCGACTTGATCGACGATACCGGCAGGCCCGTAATCGCCGTCTATCTTGGTGAGAGCGATCGGACTGACGGCGCGAGGCCAGGACATGATCTCGGCGCGCCGACGCACACGAACATCGTCATCCACGCGATCCTTCCGCCGAGCCTCCAGTTCGAGGGGAGCCGCGCAGGCCTCAACGATCTGACGAACCGCAGCGGCGGCGCATCGATCCTGTTGGGCTTCATGGGCCGGCAGATCGTCGCCGCGCTGCAGGCCGATCGATCCGATTGGTCGCGACTGCTGCAAAAGTTTTGCGCCGGCTTCCAGGCCGTGAGTTCGCGGCCGATCATTATCGAATTGCCGAACCATGCCGCGCGCTTTCCCGCGCGCGAAATCGTTCTGTCCTGCAGGACCATCGGTGAGCCGCCGATTGGCGCTTCGCTCTCCGGCCCTTGGGCCGAGTTTCACGCGAAGCTGAGCGACGACGAAGAACTCCGCGAAGTCGCCGACGAGTTCAAGCGCGCTATCGAAGCGCCTGGCGATCTCGGCCCCTACGAGAAGCTGCTCGCGGTGTTTGGCCTCAGTTGGGACGCTGGCTACGCGATGGGCCTCACGCCACATCCGCCGCCTGTGCCGCACGGCGTTAAGGTCGAACCGCTCAAAAACGTGACCTGGATCGATGAGAACGCGCCAGAAGGGGGCTCGGGAGAAGAGACCGGCGCGTGAGCACCCTGGACGAATTCCTCGAAGCGCTGCTGCACAGGGTCACGGATATTGAGCGGCGCCACGCCAATATGGCTGTCAAAGGAACGGTCCATGAGGTCAACGCAGAGAAGCAAGTCGCCCGCCTGAAAACCGGCGTCGATGACGACGGCAAAGACGTGCTGGGGCCGTGGGTGCCCTACGCGCAGGTCGCCGGCGCTATGAAGATTCACAGCCCGCCATCGGTCGGACAGCAGATGATCGCGTTCAACCCGAGCGGCGAGCCGCGGCAGGGCGTGCTCCTGCCATTTACTTGGTCGGACAACAACCAGTCGCCGTCGACGAGCGGGAATGAGCATGTGCTCACCTTCGGCGGCATCAAGGTCAAAGTGGAAGGCGGCAAGATCACCGTCGACGGCAAGGTCGTCTTCAACGGCGAAGTGCATGTCGGCGGCGAGGGCGGCAAGGCCGTGCATCGCAAGGATGATCTCGACAGCGACGGCGACGCCGCGGTCGGCTGCGCCACGAAGCTGTTTGCGAACTGATGGCCGGGGTCGATCGCGAGACAGGCCGTTCGCTGGACGGCTGGGATCACGTTGTTCAGAGCCTCTTCGTGCTCTTCACGACGTTCTTTGGCGAACTAGTCATGCGGCGCTGGTTCGGGACGAACGTGCCGGCGATCCTCGGCCGCAACGCAGGCGTTTCGCTCCTCGTGCGGTTCTTCTCGGCGATCATCACGGGCATCGAACTCTTCGAGCCGCGCTTCAGGGTGAAAAAGATCACCGTGGATTCGCTGACGCGCGAAGGCGAGATGTCATTCACGATCTTCGGCCTCTATCGGCCGCGCGCGCTGTTCGGCGATTTCACCGTCGAGGGCGAGCAGAAGGTCGTTTTCTCCAGCGACGGGCTGTCGGTGCGGGTGACCAGTGGCTGATGATCTCTACGGTCTCAGCGCGCTGCCCAAGCCGAAGGTCATCGAAGAACTCAGCTTTGAGCAGATCCTTGCAGAGATCAAAGCCGAGACGATCAGCGATTTCCCCGGCCTCGCCGGCTACATCGATCTTCTGACGGAGCCATCCGCGCAGCAGGCGATCGTCTACGCCAATCGCGAAATGCGGCTTCGTGCGCGCGTCAATGATGCGGCGCGTGCGAACCTGCTGTTCTTCGCGACCGGATCTGACCTCGATCATCTCGCGGCGTTTTACGACGTCACGCGCCTCGCAGGCGAACTCGACGACCGGCTGAAACGGCGCGTCGTCCTTGCGATGCAGGGCCGCTCCACGGGCGGAACGGCGCCGCGCTACAAGCTGATCGCGCTGAGCGCGAGCCTGCGTGTGAAGGACGCGATCGTTTATCGCGTCGGCACGAACCCGACGGTCAATATCGCGGTGTTCGCGGCGGACAATGGCGGGGTCGCCGACGCTGATTTGATCGCGCTGGTCCAGGCGGCCGTCACGGCGGACGACAAACGCATGGTCAGCGACCGCTTCGTCTTCCGATCAGCGATCTTCCAGACTGTGAATGTGGAGGCGAATGTCTGGCTGCTGCCGGAGTCGCCGGACACGCTGATCCCGCTGCTCGCGAGCACGCTCGGAGTCGCATGGACGGTAGAGTCCGGCCTCGGCTTCGACTTCGTGCGCCCCTGGGCCGTTGCGCGCCTCATGCAATCAGGCGTGCAGAAGGTCGAGCTCATCACGCCATCGAGCGACGTCATCGCGCCTCCTGAGAGCGCGATCTCGCTCGGGACGGTGACGCTGCACAATATGGGCCGCGCATACTGATGCTTCAGGCCCTCCCGTCGAACGCGACGCCTTATATGAAGGCGCTCGCGGCGGCGACAGATCCCGGTCCGCGGCTGAACGACGGCGTCGTCCGTATTCGCGGCGCGAAGTTGGTCGATCCGGCGCCGGACTGGCTGCCGTTCATCGTCTACGAATATGGGCTCGGCGAACTGACGCCGTATGTCCCCTCGCTCTATCAGCTTCTGCTTGAAGGCGTTCGCTGGCAGCGGGTGCGCGGCACCCCTGCGGCGGTGTTCCAGGGCATCGGCTGGCTGGGCTACGGCGCGACAATCGAGGAGCCGCCGCTGCGGCGGACGCGCTGGAATCTGTTTCAGCTTGCGCTCGATCGCGTGCGCGACGATGAGGCCGACCTCCCGCGTCTCGAAGGCGTCGGGCAATTGTCGGTCTGCGTGCGGAGCGTGTTCTGGCGCGGTTTCAGCGGCTACGACATTCGCGCGCTGGAATACGGCCGCAAGAAATACGGCGACGGACTCTACTCCTCGTTCTCCGGCGTCCGCCTTCAGGGCGGCCAGGTCAAATGGTCCTTTGGGCGGTCGATCGAAGTCATCCACGAGATGACGCCAGAAGAATTGATGGCGCTCGATGTGTGGATCGAGCCCGAGGGGTATATCGATCCCGACCAGTTCGCCGGCGAGGCGGTCGGCCTGGCGCTCGCGATCTCCTCGCCGGGATTTGATGAAGCGCCGGCAGGCGAGGGATGGTGGACGTTTCCATGGCCTGAAGCGCCCTGGACGGCGACGCCCGATTTCGCGCGCCATGTCGCGATGTTGTCGGCGACAGATTTCGGAACTGCTTGGGCGGTCTTCAAGGACGCGGTTGGCGCGGTGATCGGTTATCGCCGCTGCAAGGCCGCGCACAAGGTCGCGCCGGCCTCGCCGGGCGCCTATCACTGCGCAGGCTTGTCTTGCAGTCCCGCGGACTCATCGGTCCGAGACATCTATCTCGAAGCTCTGACGGGCTTCGGCGATGGTTACGGCGCGACCGCGCGGACGGTCGGTTTCATTCTCAACGCGGAGCCCGCAGGCGGAAAGCCGCCTGGCGCGCTGTGGGTCGGGCCAGGCGAACTCAGCGTTGCCGGGCCGATCGTGGCTTCGCAGAACGTCAACATCGAATTCGGTCGAACCGTGCGCGAGCGCGTGCGCGCCGTGCTGCGGTTCTAGGGAAGGGTTCATGGCCTTCGAGCATCCATCCGGCGTTCCTGGCGCGTTTGATCGCGCGTCAGCGAACCCGAATTGGGCGCGCGTTGTCGCGCGCGAGGATCGCTTCGCGCAGGCGGCCGAGATCAACGAACTGCAATCGATCGCCGAGAGGCGCGGCCGGCGCGTTGGCAACCTCACGGCGAAAGACGGCGACCGCGTCGAAGGCTGCAACATCGTCGTTGATGTCGATGCGGGCACGATCACGCTCGCCGCCGGCCGTATCTATGTCGCCGGCGACGTTCGCAATGTCGCCGCGCACACCTTCTCCGGCGTCACCTTCTCCGGCGAGAAAACCGTCGGCATCAGGCTCCTGTCGACGGTTGTCGACGAGGACGACGATGTCACGCTGCTCGGGCTTATGCCCGGCACAGAGGGCGAAGGTGAGCCAGGCGCTGCGCGCGTCGCGGAAACGATCAGTTGGGCGCTTCCCGACGATGATGGCGATGGAGAGTATTTCGCGGTCTATCTCTTGCTCGATGGCGCGGTCATCGACCAGAGCCCGCCGCCGGCGCTTTCCGGCGTCACGCAGCAGATCGCCGTCTACGACAAGGATGCGCTCGGAAACTACATCGTCGACGGCTGCGAGGTCACCGCGCTCGGCAAGACCGGATCGGACCAGGCTTTCACGATCGCGGCTGGCACGGCGAACATTCAGGGCTTCAAGCGCATCCGCGAAGCTTCGATCCGCTTCGTGCAGGCGGAGGACCCGGCCCTCGAAAGCATCACCGCCGAACCTCACACTTTCACTGGAACGACCGGCGGCACGTCGGTCGTTCCCGTCTCGCGTCCGCCGATCGCGAACGTCACCGGAGTCGTCATCGTCAAGCGCGTGACGGAAACCGTGACGCGCGGCGCATCTCCCAACGGCGAGGACGCGCTCAGCAATTCGGCCGTCGTTGCGATCGAGTCCGTCTCACAAGGCGCGATGACCTACGTTGCGACGACCGATTATCTGCTCGACGGCGACAAGGTGTCGTGGGCGCCAGGCGGCGCGGAGCCGGCAGCGGCTTCGACCTATTCCGTCACCTATCGCTACAATGCGAGCGTCACGCCTGATACGGTCGACGAGACGAGCGTCACCGTCACGGGCGGCGTGAATGGCTCGACGGCGCTGATCTCGTATCAATCGAAGATCCCGCGCATAGACATCATCTGCATGGATATCGCGGGCAAGCCCGTCTATTACAAAGGCATCAGCGCCCGCGGCGGCGCATTGGCGCCAGCGCCGCCTTCGACTTTGCTGAAGCTGGCGGAAGTCTGGAACGACTGGCTCAGCACACCCGAGATCGTCAACAACGGCACGCACAATTACACCGCCGACGCACAGCGCAGGCTCTTCAACAGGCTGATCGACATCCTCGAACAGTTCGATCGGGCGGAATTGTCGCGCGACATATTGGAGCGCGAGCCGGTCAGCAAGAAGGGCATCTTCACCGACAGCTTCGTCGACGATTTTTATCGTGACCAGGGCGCGGCGCAGACCGCCGCGATCAACCAGGGCGTTCTCCAGCTCGCGATCGACAACGTGCTGATGCAGCGCGCGGGGACCGCGATCGTCAGCCTCGACTACACCGAAGAAATCGCGATCCGCCAGGACAAGGACACTTCGTCCATGGCGATCAACCCCTACGACAACTTCACCGTGATGCCGGGCGCCCTGAAGCTCGAGCCTGCCGTGGACTTCTGGACCGACGAGGTCACGGCCTGGGCCTCGCCGGTGACGCGCGAATTCACGTCGGCTCCTGACGAGCCTCCGGGCCAAACGACGATCACGGAAGTCACGGAGATCCGCAAAACGGAAGCCGTGAACCTCCGCCAGATCACAGTCCATGCAACGATCCAAGGGTTCGGAGCCGGCGAAAATCTGGCGACGCTCACGCTCGATGGCGTCAACGTGAAGCCGGCGGGAACGCAGACCGCGGACTCCAACGGCCAGATCGTCCTCGACTTCGTCATTCCCGCGAACATTCCTTCGGGCAAACGCAAGGTTCGCGCCGTCGGCGCGGCCACCGATCCTTCATTCGCCGAAGCAATCTTCGTTGGCGAAGGCACAGTGGACACGACGACGCTGCGTCGTGTGACGCTGGTCGCGCGCGCTGCCCCCGTCCCGATCACGGTCGTCAACGAGAACATCACGATCATTAACCAGGTGACGCAACCCGTCGTCCAGGATGTCGATCGCAGCACGGAAGGGGTTGGCGGCAGCGCCGAAGATCCGCTGGCGCAGACGTTCGTGCTCCCCGAGCCGCGCCATATTCTCGGCGTCAACGTGAAGATCAAAACGATCGGCGATCCGACGAAGGGCGTCCGCGTCCAGTTGGCGACGATCGCGAGTGGGCTGCCGACGAAGGAAATCCTCGCCGAGGTCTTTGTCAGCCTCGCCGGAAAGTCGGTGAATGACGTCATCCAGGCGCGTTTCGCCGCGCCAGTGTTCTGCCCGTCCGATCGCGAATTCTGCTTCGTTTTCCTGACCGACGACAACGCCCACGCGCTCGCGATCTCGAAGCTCGGCGACGTTGACCCCGTGACGCAGCAGCGCGTGTCTGCGCAGCCCTATACCGTGGGCGTGCTGCTTTCGTCGTCGAACCGCTCGACCTGGACGGCTCACAACGATGCAGACCTCTGGTTTGAGGTCGTCGTCGCGAAGTTCTCGCCAACCACGAAAACGGTGACGCTGTGGACGGGGGCGATCACGAACATCAGCGACATGCTGATCCGTGGCGGCGTCGAGATCCCCACGGCGGATGCGCGCTTCCGCTACGAGCTCGTGCGCGAGGGCGGGCAGGTGATCCCGCTGGCGCCGAACCAGACCTGCGAATTCGCGGAGTTCGTGACGGAAACGGTGACGGTGCGCGCCGTGTTCGATGGGTCCGAGAAAGTCTCGCCGGTCCTCTATCCTGGCACGCTGATCATCGGCGGCCGGATCAAGACAAGCGGCACCTACATCTCGCGGCAGTTCCCGATGGGGACGGCGATTCGCGTGCAGACGCTCTTCGCAGCGAAGGTCCCGGCCGGAGCGGCCGTCGCCGTTCACTGCGACGCGGCCGACAATAGCTGGAACGCCCTGTCGGCCGACGGTTCGGGGACGCTTGGCGGCGGCTGGAATGAGCCGCGCTTCAAGAAGGATCCGTACACCGCCGCGAACGGCCGCATCCGCGTGACGCTGACCGGCGATCCCGGCGCCAGGCCCTCTATCGCGCGGCTGCGCGCCTACAGCGTGTGAGCGGCTGGCCACCATGACGATCATCGACGATCGCACTTCGCATCGGGGCTATCAGCAGCCGAACCCCGCGAACAATGCGAGCGACGACGCTGTTCGCCTTGCCGCAGCGCTGGCGCTGATCGACACGGATGTCGATGGTCTCATCACGGCGGTCGCCGGGAAGGCCGCGGCTGTTCACGGTCATCCGATCAACCAGATCACCGGCCTGACCGAGGCGTTGAATGGCAAGGCGCCGTCGAACCATTCTCATGCGCTCGGCGCCCTGTCCGACGTCAACACGTCGGGCGTCGCTGCCGGTCAGTTCCTGAAATACATCGGCGCGCAATGGCAGCCGGGCGGGATTTCGATCAGCGACGTCGGCAGCCTGAGCGAGGCGCTTGCGGCGTTCGAGGTCGCCGGGAACAAGGGCAATGCGAACGGCTACGCCGGCCTCGACGGCAGCGGGAAGGTGCCTGTGGCGCAGCTTCCGTCCGCCGCGCTTCAGGCGCCCGCTGGCGCGCTCATGATCGCCACGGGCAGCGTTGCGCTGCCCGGCACGATCAAGGCGAACGGCGCGACGCTCTCGCGCACGGCCTACGCTGATCTCTGGCTCTGGGCCCAGACCTCGGGGAATCTCGCCGCGAGCGAGGCCGCGAAGACGGCTGGTCAGTATGGCCCCGGCAACGGGACGACGACCTTCTCGATCCCGGATCTGCGCGGCGAATTCATCCGCGGCTGGGATGATGGCAAGGGCATAGACAGCGGTCGCGCGATCGGTTCGACCCAGGCGAGTCAGAACCTCGCCCATACGCATGGTGTAACCGAGTCGCCGCACTCGCACGGGGTCACGCAGACGCCGCATTCGCACGGCGTGAATGACCCATCCCACGCGCACGGGGTCTATGATCCGAGCCACGCGCACGCGGTTTACGATCCCGGACACTCGCACGTCACGTACGTCTATGGCGGTTTCGACGATGGGACGCCGCTCACGGAGCCCGGTCGCAGCTCGGGATTTGCTGACCAGCCGCACAGCTACGGCACGAGCGTTTCCGGTACGGGCATTGGAATCTATCCCTCGGGAACGGGCATCGGAATCTACGCCTCTGGAACGGGCATCTCGTTGGTCGCCGCCAACGCGAACGTCAGCGTCAATGCTGCGACGACCGGCCTCAGCCTTCAAAGCGCCGGCGGCGCTGAAGCGCGGCCGGTGAACATCGCTTACCTCTTCTGCATCAAATACTGAGGCTCGCATGGCGACCCCGAAGGGAAAGACCGTCTACCAGACCGATGAAGCCGGGGTGTTCGTCGGAACGGCCATCGCCGATCCAGATCCTTTGCAGAGCGGCGCCTACCTTATCCCGC carries:
- a CDS encoding head decoration protein; this encodes MTNVLHEPRHPGSAILSESNGARSRDVITIASGSGKLEPNTVVGKIAVGSATAAAKAGGNTGNGAISAISVLQGAMTGVYTARCITAAANGGVFRVENPKGDVIGDVAVGAAFSDDIGFTISDSSADFVVGDGFDITVAAGSGKYKPSPMTGADGSEQALAVIIYGVDATSADVKTVAITDDATMIMDELVFHASVDDAAKRQAKFDQLRANSGIKVR
- a CDS encoding major capsid protein; translation: MINIFSGDAFSVTTLTGVINKLVIAPGRLGQLGLFRPTPVKTLTITLDQIAGKIKLVPPSPRGAPGQTKEKRRGVQRALVIPHFQRDDGINADEVQDVRQLGSEDQTKDLQQYLGERMQEHSQDLDASDELARVGAIKGNVVYSDGSNLDLFSTFEVAQPDEIFFDLAKANPTMGALREQIQEEVIRKMGRQMPGVAISNIRCMCGDAFFSKLISHKEVRETYLNQVGAAELRGPYIGIGDQSWGSFDFGGVTWENYRGEVADEETGELTPFIGPDDAHFFPVGVPGLFRVFYAPADYNETVNKLGQKRYAKVYPKPDDKGYEMQVQTNALHICTQPQVLLKGSKNAS
- a CDS encoding phage baseplate assembly protein V, which gives rise to MSTLDEFLEALLHRVTDIERRHANMAVKGTVHEVNAEKQVARLKTGVDDDGKDVLGPWVPYAQVAGAMKIHSPPSVGQQMIAFNPSGEPRQGVLLPFTWSDNNQSPSTSGNEHVLTFGGIKVKVEGGKITVDGKVVFNGEVHVGGEGGKAVHRKDDLDSDGDAAVGCATKLFAN
- a CDS encoding GPW/gp25 family protein yields the protein MAGVDRETGRSLDGWDHVVQSLFVLFTTFFGELVMRRWFGTNVPAILGRNAGVSLLVRFFSAIITGIELFEPRFRVKKITVDSLTREGEMSFTIFGLYRPRALFGDFTVEGEQKVVFSSDGLSVRVTSG
- a CDS encoding baseplate J/gp47 family protein, producing MADDLYGLSALPKPKVIEELSFEQILAEIKAETISDFPGLAGYIDLLTEPSAQQAIVYANREMRLRARVNDAARANLLFFATGSDLDHLAAFYDVTRLAGELDDRLKRRVVLAMQGRSTGGTAPRYKLIALSASLRVKDAIVYRVGTNPTVNIAVFAADNGGVADADLIALVQAAVTADDKRMVSDRFVFRSAIFQTVNVEANVWLLPESPDTLIPLLASTLGVAWTVESGLGFDFVRPWAVARLMQSGVQKVELITPSSDVIAPPESAISLGTVTLHNMGRAY
- a CDS encoding phage tail protein, which translates into the protein MLQALPSNATPYMKALAAATDPGPRLNDGVVRIRGAKLVDPAPDWLPFIVYEYGLGELTPYVPSLYQLLLEGVRWQRVRGTPAAVFQGIGWLGYGATIEEPPLRRTRWNLFQLALDRVRDDEADLPRLEGVGQLSVCVRSVFWRGFSGYDIRALEYGRKKYGDGLYSSFSGVRLQGGQVKWSFGRSIEVIHEMTPEELMALDVWIEPEGYIDPDQFAGEAVGLALAISSPGFDEAPAGEGWWTFPWPEAPWTATPDFARHVAMLSATDFGTAWAVFKDAVGAVIGYRRCKAAHKVAPASPGAYHCAGLSCSPADSSVRDIYLEALTGFGDGYGATARTVGFILNAEPAGGKPPGALWVGPGELSVAGPIVASQNVNIEFGRTVRERVRAVLRF
- a CDS encoding DUF4815 domain-containing protein; this translates as MAFEHPSGVPGAFDRASANPNWARVVAREDRFAQAAEINELQSIAERRGRRVGNLTAKDGDRVEGCNIVVDVDAGTITLAAGRIYVAGDVRNVAAHTFSGVTFSGEKTVGIRLLSTVVDEDDDVTLLGLMPGTEGEGEPGAARVAETISWALPDDDGDGEYFAVYLLLDGAVIDQSPPPALSGVTQQIAVYDKDALGNYIVDGCEVTALGKTGSDQAFTIAAGTANIQGFKRIREASIRFVQAEDPALESITAEPHTFTGTTGGTSVVPVSRPPIANVTGVVIVKRVTETVTRGASPNGEDALSNSAVVAIESVSQGAMTYVATTDYLLDGDKVSWAPGGAEPAAASTYSVTYRYNASVTPDTVDETSVTVTGGVNGSTALISYQSKIPRIDIICMDIAGKPVYYKGISARGGALAPAPPSTLLKLAEVWNDWLSTPEIVNNGTHNYTADAQRRLFNRLIDILEQFDRAELSRDILEREPVSKKGIFTDSFVDDFYRDQGAAQTAAINQGVLQLAIDNVLMQRAGTAIVSLDYTEEIAIRQDKDTSSMAINPYDNFTVMPGALKLEPAVDFWTDEVTAWASPVTREFTSAPDEPPGQTTITEVTEIRKTEAVNLRQITVHATIQGFGAGENLATLTLDGVNVKPAGTQTADSNGQIVLDFVIPANIPSGKRKVRAVGAATDPSFAEAIFVGEGTVDTTTLRRVTLVARAAPVPITVVNENITIINQVTQPVVQDVDRSTEGVGGSAEDPLAQTFVLPEPRHILGVNVKIKTIGDPTKGVRVQLATIASGLPTKEILAEVFVSLAGKSVNDVIQARFAAPVFCPSDREFCFVFLTDDNAHALAISKLGDVDPVTQQRVSAQPYTVGVLLSSSNRSTWTAHNDADLWFEVVVAKFSPTTKTVTLWTGAITNISDMLIRGGVEIPTADARFRYELVREGGQVIPLAPNQTCEFAEFVTETVTVRAVFDGSEKVSPVLYPGTLIIGGRIKTSGTYISRQFPMGTAIRVQTLFAAKVPAGAAVAVHCDAADNSWNALSADGSGTLGGGWNEPRFKKDPYTAANGRIRVTLTGDPGARPSIARLRAYSV
- a CDS encoding tail fiber protein: MTIIDDRTSHRGYQQPNPANNASDDAVRLAAALALIDTDVDGLITAVAGKAAAVHGHPINQITGLTEALNGKAPSNHSHALGALSDVNTSGVAAGQFLKYIGAQWQPGGISISDVGSLSEALAAFEVAGNKGNANGYAGLDGSGKVPVAQLPSAALQAPAGALMIATGSVALPGTIKANGATLSRTAYADLWLWAQTSGNLAASEAAKTAGQYGPGNGTTTFSIPDLRGEFIRGWDDGKGIDSGRAIGSTQASQNLAHTHGVTESPHSHGVTQTPHSHGVNDPSHAHGVYDPSHAHAVYDPGHSHVTYVYGGFDDGTPLTEPGRSSGFADQPHSYGTSVSGTGIGIYPSGTGIGIYASGTGISLVAANANVSVNAATTGLSLQSAGGAEARPVNIAYLFCIKY